One genomic window of Mercenaria mercenaria strain notata chromosome 2, MADL_Memer_1, whole genome shotgun sequence includes the following:
- the LOC128549555 gene encoding uncharacterized protein LOC128549555: MQDTLYVPNFDENLGFWNLNDNLQKQSAPSAQIHYNGSHHWLMSYQISENEPVCILDSLKSQRTLNNSLAIQLSQIYDNHKDSLKALIPEIQRQENSSDCGVFAVAYLTELLMTNFTVDVSTIRFDISKMRAHLYECISKCSFSAFPKINKMPKMPCKDARVQTVRLYCTRKLPDIVEDMVKCDNKKCRHKWYHKKCVGFVETVRGKTWLCHFCSW, translated from the coding sequence ATGCAAGacacattatatgtaccaaactTTGATGAAAATCTAGGCTTTTGGAATCTTAATGACAACCTACAGAAACAGTCAGCACCTTCAGCGCAAATCCATTATAACGGTAGTCATCACTGGTTAATGTCATATCAAATTTCGGAGAATGAGCCAGTGTGTATATTGGACAGCTTAAAGTCGCAAAGAACGTTGAACAATAGCCTTGCAATTCAACTCTCCCAAATATATGACAATCATAAAGACAGTCTGAAAGCGTTAATTCCAGAAATTCAACGGCAAGAGAATTCATCCGACTGTGGTGTTTTTGCGGTGGCATATTTGACTGAACTGTTAATGACAAACTTCACAGTCGATGTTTCAACTATTAGGTTCGATATATCAAAAATGCGAGCTCATTTGTACGAATGTATTAGCAAATGTTCTTTCAGTGCATTcccaaaaattaacaaaatgccAAAGATGCCATGTAAAGATGCAAGAGTTCAAACAGTAAGACTGTATTGTACACGCAAATTACCAGACATTGTTGAGGACATggtaaaatgtgacaataaaaAATGTAGACATAAGTGGTACCATAAGAAATGTGTAGGATTTGTTGAGACTGTCAGAGGCAAAACATGGCTTTGCCACTTTTGTTCCTGGTGA